Proteins encoded by one window of Mesorhizobium sp. INR15:
- a CDS encoding ABC transporter permease — protein MFSSLFVFRGRASPVVEFAVSVAAAVFVVALWELAARAGFIAPQFLPSPSRVVVALWTMLTEQNLLWHVGVSTLRVWIAFLLAAVMAIPIGIMMSSYRIVGAALEPMIDFIRYLPVPALVPLSIIWFGVGEETKIFLLWLGTFFQLVLLVADDMRRVPQEFVEVARTVGANSRQVMTDVALRWMGPTLLDNLRITLGWCWTYLIIAEIVAADSGIGYVIWTARRFVKTPEVMAGVVVIGLIGLITDQFLRLLHRRLFRYL, from the coding sequence TTGTTCAGCAGCCTGTTTGTTTTTCGCGGCCGTGCGTCGCCGGTGGTGGAGTTTGCCGTCAGTGTCGCGGCTGCAGTGTTCGTCGTTGCGCTTTGGGAACTGGCGGCACGTGCCGGCTTTATCGCGCCGCAGTTCCTGCCATCGCCGAGCCGCGTCGTCGTCGCCCTGTGGACGATGCTGACCGAGCAGAACCTGCTCTGGCATGTCGGGGTTTCGACCCTCCGCGTCTGGATCGCCTTCCTGCTTGCCGCTGTCATGGCGATCCCGATCGGCATCATGATGAGCAGCTACCGGATCGTCGGCGCGGCGCTGGAGCCAATGATCGACTTCATCCGCTACTTGCCGGTGCCAGCACTTGTGCCGCTGTCCATCATCTGGTTCGGCGTCGGCGAGGAGACCAAGATCTTCCTGCTCTGGCTGGGTACATTCTTCCAGCTCGTGCTGCTCGTCGCCGACGACATGCGGCGGGTGCCGCAGGAGTTCGTCGAGGTCGCCCGCACCGTGGGCGCCAATTCGCGGCAGGTGATGACCGATGTCGCCCTGCGCTGGATGGGGCCGACGCTGCTCGACAATCTCAGGATCACGCTCGGCTGGTGCTGGACCTACCTGATCATCGCCGAGATCGTCGCCGCCGATTCCGGCATCGGCTATGTGATCTGGACGGCGCGGCGTTTCGTCAAGACGCCCGAGGTCATGGCGGGTGTCGTCGTCATCGGCCTGATCGGCCTCATCACCGACCAATTCCTTCGCCTGCTTCACCGCCGGCTGTTCCGGTATCTGTGA
- a CDS encoding ABC transporter ATP-binding protein, whose amino-acid sequence MSGYVQFVDTAKSFGPVNVVRKTSLGLDRNSLVVFLGPSGCGKTTLMRMVGGLDEPSSGSILLGGEKVVKPDRRRGMVFQSYSSFPWLTVEKNIAFGMRYRKDLDAGQKAERIGHYLDLFGLADFAGSYPNRISGGMRQRVAIARTLAAGSDVLLMDEPFGALDALTRERLQVELRQIQIREEKTVIFVTHDVEEAVFLADRIILFSRRPASVVADIDVAAELGPDRPLEIRETQKFFELRNKVLHLIRNETGVVV is encoded by the coding sequence ATGAGCGGATATGTTCAGTTCGTTGACACGGCGAAGTCCTTCGGCCCGGTCAATGTCGTTCGCAAGACCAGCCTTGGGCTCGACCGCAATTCACTGGTCGTATTCCTCGGGCCGTCGGGCTGCGGCAAGACCACGCTGATGCGCATGGTCGGCGGCCTTGACGAGCCGAGTTCGGGCTCGATCCTGCTTGGCGGCGAGAAGGTGGTGAAGCCTGACCGCCGGCGCGGCATGGTGTTCCAGTCCTATTCATCCTTTCCCTGGCTGACCGTCGAGAAGAATATCGCCTTCGGCATGCGCTACAGGAAGGACCTTGACGCCGGCCAAAAGGCTGAACGCATCGGCCACTATCTCGATCTGTTTGGTCTCGCCGACTTCGCCGGCTCCTATCCGAACCGTATCTCTGGCGGCATGCGCCAGCGCGTCGCCATTGCGCGAACCCTGGCAGCGGGGTCGGATGTGCTGCTGATGGACGAACCCTTCGGCGCGCTCGATGCGTTGACCCGCGAACGCCTTCAGGTCGAGTTGCGGCAGATCCAGATCCGCGAGGAAAAGACGGTCATCTTCGTCACCCATGATGTCGAGGAAGCGGTGTTCCTTGCCGACCGGATCATCCTGTTCTCGCGCAGGCCGGCCTCGGTGGTGGCCGACATAGATGTGGCGGCCGAGCTCGGTCCGGATCGGCCGTTGGAGATCCGGGAAACCCAGAAATTCTTCGAATTGCGAAACAAGGTCCTGCACCTGATCCGCAACGAAACCGGAGTGGTCGTATGA
- a CDS encoding LysR family transcriptional regulator, protein MRRLDNIDIRLLRVFVALADSGGFADAQITLNLSQPTLSTHLAELEKRIGAQLCHRGRKQFRLTEVGQATYDAALKLFRDLDDFGHRISAASGSLSGRLRIGTSDGVFTSDELGIQHALKRFMGPDSDVFIDLTLGTPSELEQQVADGERDVVIGPLSQKAPGVVYRDYCGEPHFLYCGRRHPLFALHDSRIDQGAIDAARFSVRSYRYFDDLYLVGHPRASASVIHMEAQLMLILSGNFIGFLPMHFASSWVESGDLRAIKPGSYTFSSRHLIAYRKADETRSLVQAFVRELIDRNRAFTAAS, encoded by the coding sequence ATGCGGCGGCTCGACAACATCGATATCCGTCTGCTCCGCGTCTTCGTGGCACTGGCGGATTCAGGGGGGTTCGCCGATGCGCAGATCACCCTCAACTTGTCGCAGCCGACGCTCAGCACGCATCTGGCGGAGTTGGAGAAGCGCATCGGTGCGCAACTCTGTCATCGCGGGCGCAAGCAGTTCCGTCTCACCGAGGTCGGACAGGCGACCTATGATGCGGCACTCAAGCTGTTCCGCGATCTCGACGATTTCGGCCATCGCATCAGCGCGGCCAGCGGCAGCCTGTCGGGTCGGCTGCGCATCGGGACTTCGGATGGCGTGTTCACAAGCGATGAACTGGGCATCCAGCACGCTCTGAAGCGCTTCATGGGACCTGATTCCGACGTCTTTATCGATTTGACCCTGGGCACACCGTCCGAACTTGAACAGCAGGTCGCCGATGGCGAGCGCGACGTCGTCATCGGGCCGCTGTCGCAGAAGGCGCCGGGCGTTGTCTATCGGGACTATTGCGGCGAACCGCATTTCCTCTATTGCGGCCGGCGGCATCCGCTCTTCGCCCTGCACGATTCCCGCATCGACCAGGGCGCGATCGACGCGGCCCGATTTTCAGTGCGCAGCTATCGCTATTTCGACGATCTCTATTTGGTCGGGCACCCGAGAGCCAGCGCATCGGTCATCCACATGGAAGCGCAGTTGATGCTGATCCTGTCGGGCAATTTCATCGGCTTCCTGCCGATGCATTTCGCGTCGTCATGGGTCGAGAGCGGTGACTTGCGGGCGATCAAGCCGGGATCCTACACCTTCTCCTCTAGGCACCTGATTGCCTACCGCAAGGCCGACGAAACACGAAGCCTCGTCCAGGCCTTCGTTCGTGAGTTGATCGACCGCAACCGAGCCTTCACTGCCGCAAGCTGA
- a CDS encoding SDR family NAD(P)-dependent oxidoreductase: MNLSLSGKTVVITGASRGIGLGIARGFAQAGASLHLIANDPAVHERAHELGATSAEADIADRAAVAAALEPVARIDVLINNAGLELMTPITDSDDDNEAAFRRIIEINIIGTALVTARALPRMQDGGSIINTASIWGRVAEARFGAYVASKHAIIGLTKTWAKELGSKGIRVNAVCPGWVRTEASMRSLGRMAQQGDVSEETLLESIVGAQALPGLMEPADMAGTYLFLASDLAANITGQSLGVDRGEVPW; encoded by the coding sequence ATGAACCTCTCCCTCTCCGGAAAGACGGTCGTCATCACCGGCGCGAGCCGGGGTATCGGTCTCGGCATCGCCAGGGGCTTCGCCCAGGCCGGCGCCAGCCTGCATCTGATCGCGAACGACCCAGCCGTTCACGAACGGGCACATGAGCTGGGCGCCACCAGTGCCGAGGCCGACATTGCCGATCGCGCGGCTGTCGCGGCCGCACTCGAACCGGTCGCCCGCATCGACGTGCTCATCAACAATGCCGGCCTCGAATTGATGACGCCGATCACCGACAGTGACGACGACAACGAAGCCGCTTTCAGGCGCATCATCGAGATCAACATCATCGGCACGGCGCTGGTCACGGCCCGTGCCTTGCCGCGCATGCAGGACGGCGGCTCGATCATCAACACCGCGTCGATCTGGGGCCGCGTCGCCGAGGCGCGGTTCGGCGCCTATGTCGCCTCCAAGCATGCCATTATCGGCCTGACCAAGACCTGGGCCAAGGAGCTTGGATCGAAGGGTATCCGCGTCAATGCGGTCTGTCCCGGCTGGGTCCGCACGGAGGCGTCGATGCGCTCGCTCGGCCGCATGGCGCAGCAGGGCGATGTCAGCGAGGAGACGCTGCTCGAAAGCATTGTCGGCGCGCAGGCCCTGCCGGGGCTGATGGAGCCGGCCGACATGGCCGGCACCTATCTGTTCCTGGCGTCGGACCTCGCCGCCAATATCACTGGACAGTCGCTCGGCGTCGACAGGGGAGAAGTGCCTTGGTAA
- a CDS encoding SDR family NAD(P)-dependent oxidoreductase has protein sequence MVSPLHEKRALVTGAASGIGRATALALREAGATVLGLDLKASEGDIPILACDLAIEADIIAAVRQGAERIGGYDILVNNAGILQEAPLDAISIGHVDRMFAVNVRGVILVAREVLPYLPNGGRIINVASELAYLGRANASVYCATKAALLGLTRSWARELAPRILVNAVAPGPTDTPLLGFEALTESQRAQETTHPLGRIGRPDEIASAVVFLAGPGSTFFTGQCLGANGGAAML, from the coding sequence TTGGTAAGCCCGCTTCACGAAAAGCGCGCTCTGGTCACCGGCGCGGCCAGCGGCATCGGCCGCGCGACCGCACTCGCCTTGCGGGAAGCGGGCGCCACCGTTCTCGGGCTCGACCTGAAGGCGTCCGAAGGCGATATCCCGATCCTTGCCTGCGACCTCGCCATCGAAGCCGACATCATTGCAGCAGTCAGGCAAGGCGCGGAGCGGATTGGCGGCTATGACATTCTCGTCAACAATGCCGGCATCCTACAGGAAGCGCCACTGGACGCGATATCTATCGGGCATGTCGACCGCATGTTCGCGGTCAACGTGCGCGGCGTGATCCTGGTGGCACGGGAAGTCCTGCCCTATCTCCCCAATGGCGGCCGTATCATCAACGTCGCTTCGGAGCTTGCCTATCTCGGCCGGGCGAACGCCTCGGTCTATTGCGCGACAAAGGCCGCCCTGCTCGGCCTGACCCGTTCCTGGGCACGCGAGCTTGCCCCTCGCATCCTTGTCAACGCCGTGGCGCCCGGGCCAACCGACACGCCGCTTCTCGGCTTTGAAGCACTCACCGAGAGCCAGCGCGCGCAGGAAACCACCCATCCGTTGGGGCGGATCGGGCGGCCGGATGAAATCGCGTCCGCGGTGGTTTTCCTGGCCGGCCCGGGCTCCACTTTTTTCACCGGACAATGCCTGGGCGCCAATGGCGGCGCGGCAATGCTTTGA
- a CDS encoding creatininase — translation MTDRVFLAELPWPEAEKRIAAGAPVFLPLGATEQHGHHMAMNVDVVLPTAIAEAVAKQVGGLVAPTIAYGNRSQPRTGGGPAFPGTINVTAHTFSLLVKDVICDLYRQKVRRIVVLNGHYENIGPSIEGIELALDAIGRERAADLTILRIDHWEMVRAETLAKVFPDGYPGIELEHASVIETSMMLALRPELVDLGKALHDGPAQFKPYDRYPRPAEEVPPSGVLSLTEGSSAEKGRWLLDDCETRIADIVKHEFF, via the coding sequence ATGACAGACAGAGTTTTCCTTGCCGAGCTGCCGTGGCCCGAAGCCGAGAAGCGGATCGCAGCCGGCGCGCCCGTCTTCCTGCCGCTTGGTGCAACCGAACAGCATGGCCACCACATGGCGATGAATGTCGATGTCGTCCTGCCGACCGCTATTGCCGAAGCAGTGGCGAAACAGGTCGGCGGTCTCGTCGCGCCGACCATCGCCTACGGCAACCGCTCGCAGCCGAGGACGGGTGGCGGTCCCGCCTTCCCCGGGACGATCAACGTCACCGCGCATACGTTCTCGCTGCTGGTCAAGGATGTGATCTGCGACCTCTACCGGCAGAAGGTTCGGCGCATCGTCGTGCTCAACGGCCACTACGAGAACATCGGCCCGTCGATCGAAGGCATCGAACTGGCGCTTGACGCCATCGGCCGCGAGCGTGCGGCGGATCTTACGATCCTGCGCATCGACCATTGGGAAATGGTGCGCGCCGAGACGCTGGCGAAAGTGTTTCCTGATGGCTACCCCGGCATCGAGCTCGAGCACGCAAGCGTCATTGAGACCTCGATGATGCTGGCGCTGCGCCCGGAGCTCGTCGATCTCGGCAAGGCGCTGCATGACGGGCCCGCACAATTCAAACCCTATGATCGCTATCCCCGACCCGCCGAGGAAGTGCCGCCCTCCGGCGTCCTGTCGCTGACCGAGGGCTCGTCGGCCGAGAAGGGCCGCTGGCTGCTCGACGACTGCGAGACGCGGATCGCCGACATCGTCAAACATGAATTCTTCTGA
- a CDS encoding ABC transporter substrate-binding protein, with protein sequence MKTTFATALSAAFLLASSQFALSADQIRILAPTWLGFAPVHIASDLGCFAAKDLDVSIKFEDDLTNVMAAMARGDIEMQMRSVGEYQGRPRDASTPGIIIGTIDESVGGDGVITDDAIKSVADLKGKVVAAEPNIPSRLLLQMELKQAGLSLKDLQIKDIATADTGAVFVDPSIAAVATYEPFMSQAIKASTRPGARMLVSSKDHRGIIIDAIIVRNDDFKASPDKYARFLGCIYDAVDFIKAEPAKFADMASKHFGLTPAEVSDIVNSSLSYTTLAESLAYMGKAGEKGTLHGIFDTVMELNLENGAADTKLVAADQIDNSAINKVPVK encoded by the coding sequence ATGAAAACAACATTCGCCACAGCGCTGTCCGCGGCATTTCTGCTCGCCAGTTCGCAATTCGCCTTGAGTGCCGACCAAATCCGCATCCTGGCTCCAACCTGGCTGGGGTTTGCACCTGTCCACATCGCCAGCGATCTCGGCTGCTTCGCCGCCAAGGACCTCGATGTCAGCATCAAGTTCGAGGACGATCTGACCAATGTCATGGCGGCGATGGCGCGCGGCGATATCGAGATGCAGATGCGCTCCGTCGGCGAGTATCAGGGCCGTCCGCGTGACGCATCGACGCCAGGCATCATCATCGGCACCATCGATGAATCCGTCGGCGGCGACGGCGTCATCACGGACGACGCGATCAAGTCGGTCGCCGATCTCAAGGGCAAGGTGGTCGCGGCAGAGCCTAATATTCCTTCACGCCTGCTGCTTCAGATGGAGCTCAAACAAGCCGGCCTGTCGTTGAAGGATCTCCAGATCAAGGACATCGCCACGGCTGATACGGGCGCGGTTTTCGTCGACCCGTCGATTGCCGCGGTCGCGACCTACGAGCCGTTCATGTCCCAGGCAATCAAGGCCTCCACTCGCCCGGGTGCCCGCATGCTGGTCTCGTCCAAGGATCACCGCGGCATCATCATCGACGCGATCATCGTCCGCAATGACGACTTCAAGGCGAGCCCGGACAAATACGCCAGGTTCCTCGGCTGCATCTATGACGCCGTTGATTTCATCAAGGCGGAGCCCGCGAAATTCGCCGACATGGCCTCCAAGCATTTCGGCCTGACACCGGCTGAAGTGTCCGATATCGTCAACTCCAGCCTGTCCTACACGACGCTCGCGGAATCGCTCGCCTACATGGGCAAGGCCGGAGAAAAGGGCACGCTGCACGGCATATTCGACACCGTGATGGAGCTCAACCTGGAGAACGGCGCCGCCGACACCAAACTTGTGGCGGCCGACCAGATCGACAATTCCGCGATCAACAAGGTGCCGGTGAAATAG